In the genome of Denticeps clupeoides chromosome 13, fDenClu1.1, whole genome shotgun sequence, one region contains:
- the LOC114802215 gene encoding histamine H3 receptor, whose protein sequence is MGAFPPERNASWGLPPDADAAAAAAALPGYVLVILTVLMVTLVVVVVGGNALVILAFVVDKSLRNQSNYFFLNLAISDFLVGAFCIPIYIPYILTGRWMLGRGLCKLWLVMDYLLCTASVFNIVLISYDRFLSVTRAVRYRAQQGMTNQAVVKMVAVWVLAFLLYGPAIIFWELVVGKSIVPADQCFAEFYCTWYFLLSASTFEFFSPLVSVAFFNFSIYLNIHRRNKNRCRAARKDRQAEVEQRWTDSGGVSSSVFFVKTRKVSSSEPAAVSAVIEEDDEVSPSSSCEPSSGLTIRKAKGKRKNTGAWILACSMPGQASSSAASSREGQSRLSRDKKIAKSLAVIVCVFAVCWAPYTLLMIIRAACSGSCVENHWYEVTFWLLWLNSAINPFLYPLCHSSFRRAFAKILCPKRQSVQPHIEVQSSQ, encoded by the exons ATGGGCGCGTTCCCGCCGGAGCGCAACGCCAGCTGGGGTCTCCCTCCCGACGccgacgccgccgccgccgccgccgcgctgccGGGCTACGTCCTGGTCATCCTGACCGTTCTCATGGTGACCCTGGTGGTCGTGGTGGTGGGTGGAAACGCGCTGGTCATACTCGCGTTCGTGGTGGACAAGAGCCTCAGAAATCAGAGCAACTACTTCTTCCTGAACCTGGCCATCTCGGACTTCCTCGTGG GAGCTTTCTGTATCCCCATCTACATTCCCTACATCTTAACCGGCCGCTGGATGCTCGGGCGCGGCCTCTGCAAGCTGTGGCTGGTGATGGATTATCTCCTGTGCACCGCCTCCGTCTTCAACATAGTCCTGATCAGTTACGACCGCTTCCTGTCTGTCACCCGGGCG GTGCGATACAGAGCTCAGCAGGGAATGACCAACCAGGCTGTGGTTAAGATGGTGGCTGTATGGGTGCTGGCCTTCCTGCTCTATGGACCTGCCATCATCTTTTGGGAGCTGGTAGTGGGCAAGAGCATAGTTCCAGCGGACCAGTGCTTTGCCGAGTTCTACTGCACCTGGTACTTCCTCCTCAGCGCCTCAACCTTCGAGTTcttctctcccctggtgtcagTGGCTTTCTTCAACTTCAGCATCTACCTGAACATCCACAGGCGGAACAAGAACAGGTGCAGGGCGGCGCGcaaagacagacaggcagaagtGGAGCAGAGGTGGACTGATTCGGGCGGAGTCTCGTCATCGGTGTTCTTCGTCAAGACGCGAAAAGTGTCATCCAGCGAGCCGGCCGCTGTCTCCGCCGTCATCGAGGAGGATGACGAGGTGTCACCCTCCTCCAGCTGTGAACCCAGTAGCGGCTTGACCATAAGGAAGGCTAAAGGGAAGAGAAAAAACACTGGCGCGTGGATCCTGGCCTGTTCCATGCCGGGCCAGGCCTCCTCCTCTGCAGCCTCCTCTAGGGAAGGACAGTCGCGCCTGTCCCGAGACAAGAAGATTGCCAAGTCGTTGGCGGTGATAGTGTGCGTGTTTGCCGTGTGCTGGGCACCGTACACACTGCTGATGATCATTCGCGCGGCCTGCAGTGGGAGTTGTGTGGAGAACCACTGGTACGAGGTGACCTTTTGGCTCCTGTGGCTGAACTCTGCCATTAACCCCTTCCTGTACCCACTGTGTCACAGCAGCTTCCGACGGGCCTTCGCCAAGATCCTGTGCCCTAAACGACAGTCGGTACAGCCTCATATTGAAGTACAGTCCAGTCAGTGA